The proteins below come from a single Mustela erminea isolate mMusErm1 chromosome 14, mMusErm1.Pri, whole genome shotgun sequence genomic window:
- the LOC116573391 gene encoding spermatogenesis-associated protein 31E1-like isoform X2, whose amino-acid sequence MENYLFPQEFLTDGWLSPSPTLWAVNAIFAFVCGLGLFVFLLSYFQPDPSSPRGKKHRKSGKYQVEPWRRSNRSKKNQTVKGFREFMKSLEEVQDLFSLLESHLERLSDQGGFHQFLRQAAPGQVRRGVPAGARQPCREPLQDAAPAVAPSPALTPLTGSPQPLASTVPAGPMTSISVASHSSLTTSWLVEPFLPPDGFPHQPLALPPSPPCLPPSEACPGPLTASLAPERPDSPLTLPQCDSRAPLPCPIPQSSAPHTPWSADRSASPVPAISGLGRSHCPISALSWWQAAANAWNLSTSTCLESRQAPLSHGPPEALFWGDPTPRQEETRIPPSINPDVQKLLEILIAKRSWREKDKKERSKYQLTSFGRMFKSPGDGQDTMGRPSFWSMRGKAKQLLGPEKPPRPKSPRDNLEQKCLQLFWGLPFLHSESLVATVRVTDPPLEFPSVIFNELSHALPLQIQGNVVPRLSLTHDLHDPSARPQPLTLRLSQSLPLPPSQPQPLPLTQPQPLPLDQSQLPPLTEPQTQAGLAPSVPVGPSSLPPEMGRCQVSCPVVQKTPSYTPTAFQNLECHFLEKQLERGKVPPVMKRSQQVFSQGPPDLPQGGQAPELIDSELWEQLEWHLWKRLMKQGRGSSCRIQLSLEIQPHQEFQKVPQAHSWHSPKAKSESTNESCQATQKTGSRYPGRTVPRKRLGKDSRSSAGRIQKDLHRGSARSPEKAPGRNREESDTDMKPSTSSTDEKRLEKDLRAHLRKLGQFREGQMPLDVHPSRLAAHHSSDLPRKPSSHGKPGKPALSKCWEPSHDFSILSPYAQRMLEAHIKRLRVKHCWGLPLKVLRTINLFKLKKGFLLSQSFPSCSATCISKAGLSTKLMGNPSQPYQGEVMKESYPTWGGPLGAPQPTCEEFQQALEGTSPGGGPLAGQGPRSPSRTFTYSFVGRIWHSETVSRTLMNSNFESSLSPAMATKELRRVNGGRASRDMTMLELNLEHQNLSAKEPGEVGEFKEAPAWGVTLEPRVLANNQGLRGKLRRSGSAGKRDNPLQRTKLVTRDLEELRLEARRRGSEPQKLMESENRLRDATPTVRLQDCETGVLLQDCATESLLQDCQSNMFLAADILASQGSLSSFQSRSSEDTSNSEVLHGQRSRGQSPHRQPGPLGLEHQCKSLSRSCVPPMEIESSRRSPSREPAKEWSEMKLLQISEVRHPVQSKESGEASGSKACEILLKKEEAPPENYFRRRMTHLLQWFFPSRGRGLEGSLQKGKASSSQGRGQVMGRSAMDRASAEAQVVVRAVEQILEEKLLPNQGLRVPKVDWCKKDLQASADPNVCYHRVLSYQEQRRVMRETASPQGTPRGHNYANKTELIGWPFPTRVPECPSRPCQNGSLVPGPSGRTLQAHCPRRCLLKKDSSPGQPLWASHAFPGRITFPQEKTQTVQRKPFCSHISTSSMG is encoded by the exons atggagaattaTCTCTTCCCTCAGGAATTCCTTACTGATGGTTGGCTGAGCCCCAGTCCCACTCTCTGGGCCGTTAATGCCATCTTTGCCTTTGTGTGTGGACTGGGGCTCTTCGTCTTTTTACTTTCCTACTTCCAGCCTGATCCGTCCTCACCACGAGGCAAGAAACACAGGAAGAGTGGGAAG TACCAAGTGGAGCCATGGAGAAGgagcaacagaagcaaaaaaaatcaGACCGTGAAAG GTTTCAGAGAATTTATGAAGAGTCTGGAAGAGGTTCAGGACCTGTTCTCCCTTCTGGAAAG CCACCTGGAGAGGCTCTCTGACCAGGGGGGCTTTCACCAGTTCTTACGTCAAGCAGCCCCTGGGCAGGTGCGCCGAGGGGTGCCAGCTGGAGCCCGTCAGCCATGCAGGGAGCCTCTGCAAGATGCTGCTCCCGCTGTGGCCCCATCACCTGCCCTAACTCCACTGACGGGGTCTCCTCAGCCTCTGGCCTCCACCGTGCCAGCAGGACCAATGACCTCAATTTCCGTTGCTTCACACTCCTCCCTTACTACTTCCTGGCTAGTAGAGCCTTTCCTCCCCCCGGATGGCTTTCCACACCAGCCACTCGCTCTTCCCCCTTCCCCGCCATGTCTCCCTCCTTCAGAGGCCTGCCCTGGGCCTCTGACAGCCTCCTTGGCCCCAGAGCGGCCAGACTCTCCTTTGACTCTCCCTCAGTGTGACTCAAGGGCACCCCTGCCGTGCCCCATCCCACAGAGCTCGGCTCCGCACACGCCTTGGTCAGCTGACAGGTCAGCTTCTCCTGTCCCAGCCATCTCGGGCCTGGGCCGCTCACACTGCCCCATTTCGGCCCTGTCCTGGTGGCAGGCAGCTGCCAATGCCTGGAACCTGTCCACCTCAACATGCTTGGAGTCCCGTCAAGCGCCTCTGTCCCATGGCCCACCAGAAGCCTTGTTCTGGGGAGACCCCACACCCAGACAGGAAGAGACTAGGATCCCCCCTTCCATCAACCCGGACGTCCAGAAGCTTCTGGAGATACTCATTGCCAAGAGGTcttggagggagaaggacaagaaagaaaggtCAAAATACCAGCTGACCTCTTTCGGGAGAATGTTCAAGTCCCCAGGTGACGGGCAGGACACCATGGGCCGCCCGTCCTTCTGGAGCATGAGGGGCAAAGCAAAACAGCTGCTTGGTCCTGAGAAGCCCCCACGTCCCAAGAGTCCAAGGGACAATTTAGAGCAGAAATGCCTCCAGCTCTTCTGGggtctcccctttctccacagcgaGTCACTGGTGGCCACTGTCAGGGTGACCGATCCCCCATTGGAGTTCCCGTCTGTCATATTCAATGAGCTCTCTCATGCCTTGCCACTCCAGATTCAGGGCAACGTGGTTCCACGCCTCTCCCTGACCCATGATTTACATGACCCTTCAGCCAGGCCCCAAcccttgaccctgagattgtcccagtccctgccccttcctccatctcagccccaacccctccctctgac tcagccccagcccctccctctggatCAGTCCCAGCTCCCACCTCTAACTGAGCCACAGACCCAGGCAGGCCTTGCACCCTCTGTCCCAGTTGGACCCTCGTCTCTGCCACCCGAGATGGGGAGGTGCCAGGTGTCTTGCCCTGTAGTCCAGAAGACACCATCTTACACGCCAACTGCTTTTCAAAACCTGGAATGTCACTTTCTGGAGAAGCAACTAGAAAGGGGCAAGGTACCCCCTGTGATGAAAAGATCTCAGCAAGTCTTTAGCCAAGGTCCTCCTGACCTTCCGCAGGGTGGCCAGGCCCCC GAATTGATCGACTCTGAGCTCTGGGAGCAACTGGAATGGCACCTTTGGAAGAGGCTCATGAAGCAAGGAAGGGGCTCGTCCTGCAGGATCCAGCTATCCCTAGAGATACAGCCTCACCAAGAGTTCCAGAAGGTGCCCCAGGCACACAGCTGGCACAGTCCCAAGGCCAAGTCTGAGTCTACAAATGAAAGCTGCCAGGCCACACAGAAGACTGGGTCCAGGTACCCGGGAAGGACCGTGCCAAGAAAAAGACTGGGCAAGGATTCAAGGTCCAGTGCAGGGAGGATCCAGAAAGATCTACACAGGGGCTCAGCGAGGTCTCCAGAGAAGGCTCCAGGAAGAAATCGTGAGGAGTCAGACACAGACATGAAGCCCTCCACAAGCAGCACAGACGAGAAGCGCCTAGAGAAGGACCTGAGAGCCCATTTAAGGAAGTTGGGGCAGTTCAGAGAGGGTCAGATGCCTTTGGATGTTCATCCTTCCAGGcttgctgcccaccactcctcGGACCTTCCCAGGAAGCCAAGCTCTCACgggaaacctggaaagccagcgCTTTCCAAGTGCTGGGAACCCTCCCACGATTTTTCCATCCTCAGTCCATATGCTCAGCGGATGCTAGAAGCACATATCAAAAGGCTCAGGGTGAAGCACTGTTGGGGCCTCCCCCTCAAGGTTCTCAGGACTATAAACCTCTTCAAGTTGAAGAagggcttcctcctctcccagtccttcccttcctgctcagCCACCTGCATATCCAAGGCTGGCTTGAGCACCAAGCTCATGGGAAATCCTTCTCAGCCCTATCAAGGAGAGGTGATGAAAGAGTCTTACCCCACTTGGGGGGGTCCCCTCGGTGCTCCCCAGCCTACGTGTGAGGAATTCCAGCAGGCTCTGGAAGGGACCTCACCTGGGGGTGGCCCTCTAGCTGGACAGGGGCCCAGGTCACCTTCTCGGACCTTCACATACAGCTTTGTGGGCAGAATCTGGCACAGTGAGACTGTCTCTAGGACTCTTATGAACAGCAACTTTGAGTCAAGTCTAAGTCCAGCAATGGCCACAAAGGAGCTAAGGAGGGTGAATGGGGGTCGGGCCTCACGGGACATGACCATGCTAGAGCTCAACTTAGAGCACCAGAATTTGAGTGCCAAAGAgcccggggaggtgggggagttCAAGGAGGCCCCTGCCTGGGGAGTCACCTTAGAACCCCGTGTGCTGGCCAACAACCAAGGCCTCCGTGGCAAGCTGAGAAGATCAGGATCTGCAGGGAAAAGGGACAATCCCTTGCAACGTACAAAGTTGGTCACCCGAGACCTCGAAGAGCTACGCCTTGAGGCACGGCGCAGGGGATCGGAGCCCCAGAAGTTGATGGAGTCAGAGAACCGGCTTCGGGATGCCACCCCCACCGTGCGCCTTCAAGACTGTGAAACTGGGGTCCTCCTTCAAGACTGTGCGACGGAGAGTCTCCTTCAAGACTGTCAGTCCAACATGTTCCTCGCTGCTGACATCTTGGCTTCTCAGGGATCTCTGTCTAGCTTCCAGAGCAGGTCCAGTGAAGACACATCTAATTCCGAGGTGCTGCATGGCCAAAGATCCCGTGGCCAGAGCCCCCACAGGCAGCCAGGACCCCTGGGACTGGAGCACCAATGTAAGAGCCTGAGCAGGTCATGTGTCCCCCCCATGGAGATAGAGAGCTCCAGGAGGTCCCCCTCGAGAGAGCCTGCCAAAGAGTGGTCAGAAATGAAGCTCCTCCAGATCAGTGAGGTGAGACATCCAGTCCAGAGCAAGGAGTCAGGAGAGGCCTCGGGAAGCAAGGCCTGTGAGATCTTGCTGAAGAAAGAGGAGGCGCCTCCGGAAAACTACTTCAGGAGAAGGATGACGCACTTGCTCCAGTGGTTCTTTCCCAGTAGAGGCAGAGGACTGGAAGGTTCCCTTCAAAAGGGCAAGGCTTCATCATCCCAGGGCCGGGGACAAGTCATGGGCAGGTCAGCCATGGACAGGGCTTCTGCCGAGGCTCAGGTGGTCGTGAGGGCTGTGGagcaaatcctagaggagaaactGTTGCCCAACCAGGGACTCAGGGTCCCGAAGGTTGACTGGTGCAAAAAGGATCTCCAGGCTTCAGCAGACCCCAATGTCTGCTATCACAGGGTTCTCTCCTACCAAGAGCAGAGGAGAGTCATGAGGGAGACAGCCAGTCCACAGGGCACCCCCAGGGGCCACAACTATGCCAACAAGACCGAGTTGATCGGGTGGCCCTTCCCCACCAGGGTGCCAGAGTGCCCGAGCAGACCCTGCCAGAATGGGTCCCTGGTGCCGGGCCCTTCAGGCCGCACCCTGCAGGCCCACTGCCCCAGGCGCTGCCTCCTTAAAAAAGACAGTTCACCTGGCCAGCCACTGTGGGCTTCTCACGCCTTTCCTGGCAGAATAACTTTCCCCCAAGAAAAAACGCAAACAGTGCAGAGAAAACCTTTTTGTTCTCACATTAGTACATCATCTATGGGCTAA
- the LOC116573391 gene encoding spermatogenesis-associated protein 31E1-like isoform X1 translates to MENYLFPQEFLTDGWLSPSPTLWAVNAIFAFVCGLGLFVFLLSYFQPDPSSPRGKKHRKSGKYQVEPWRRSNRSKKNQTVKGFREFMKSLEEVQDLFSLLESHLERLSDQGGFHQFLRQAAPGQVRRGVPAGARQPCREPLQDAAPAVAPSPALTPLTGSPQPLASTVPAGPMTSISVASHSSLTTSWLVEPFLPPDGFPHQPLALPPSPPCLPPSEACPGPLTASLAPERPDSPLTLPQCDSRAPLPCPIPQSSAPHTPWSADRSASPVPAISGLGRSHCPISALSWWQAAANAWNLSTSTCLESRQAPLSHGPPEALFWGDPTPRQEETRIPPSINPDVQKLLEILIAKRSWREKDKKERSKYQLTSFGRMFKSPGDGQDTMGRPSFWSMRGKAKQLLGPEKPPRPKSPRDNLEQKCLQLFWGLPFLHSESLVATVRVTDPPLEFPSVIFNELSHALPLQIQGNVVPRLSLTHDLHDPSARPQPLTLRLSQSLPLPPSQPQPLPLTQPQPLPLDQSQLPPLTEPQTQAGLAPSVPVGPSSLPPEMGRCQVSCPVVQKTPSYTPTAFQNLECHFLEKQLERGKVPPVMKRSQQVFSQGPPDLPQGGQAPEGHGSVSVLPGELIDSELWEQLEWHLWKRLMKQGRGSSCRIQLSLEIQPHQEFQKVPQAHSWHSPKAKSESTNESCQATQKTGSRYPGRTVPRKRLGKDSRSSAGRIQKDLHRGSARSPEKAPGRNREESDTDMKPSTSSTDEKRLEKDLRAHLRKLGQFREGQMPLDVHPSRLAAHHSSDLPRKPSSHGKPGKPALSKCWEPSHDFSILSPYAQRMLEAHIKRLRVKHCWGLPLKVLRTINLFKLKKGFLLSQSFPSCSATCISKAGLSTKLMGNPSQPYQGEVMKESYPTWGGPLGAPQPTCEEFQQALEGTSPGGGPLAGQGPRSPSRTFTYSFVGRIWHSETVSRTLMNSNFESSLSPAMATKELRRVNGGRASRDMTMLELNLEHQNLSAKEPGEVGEFKEAPAWGVTLEPRVLANNQGLRGKLRRSGSAGKRDNPLQRTKLVTRDLEELRLEARRRGSEPQKLMESENRLRDATPTVRLQDCETGVLLQDCATESLLQDCQSNMFLAADILASQGSLSSFQSRSSEDTSNSEVLHGQRSRGQSPHRQPGPLGLEHQCKSLSRSCVPPMEIESSRRSPSREPAKEWSEMKLLQISEVRHPVQSKESGEASGSKACEILLKKEEAPPENYFRRRMTHLLQWFFPSRGRGLEGSLQKGKASSSQGRGQVMGRSAMDRASAEAQVVVRAVEQILEEKLLPNQGLRVPKVDWCKKDLQASADPNVCYHRVLSYQEQRRVMRETASPQGTPRGHNYANKTELIGWPFPTRVPECPSRPCQNGSLVPGPSGRTLQAHCPRRCLLKKDSSPGQPLWASHAFPGRITFPQEKTQTVQRKPFCSHISTSSMG, encoded by the exons atggagaattaTCTCTTCCCTCAGGAATTCCTTACTGATGGTTGGCTGAGCCCCAGTCCCACTCTCTGGGCCGTTAATGCCATCTTTGCCTTTGTGTGTGGACTGGGGCTCTTCGTCTTTTTACTTTCCTACTTCCAGCCTGATCCGTCCTCACCACGAGGCAAGAAACACAGGAAGAGTGGGAAG TACCAAGTGGAGCCATGGAGAAGgagcaacagaagcaaaaaaaatcaGACCGTGAAAG GTTTCAGAGAATTTATGAAGAGTCTGGAAGAGGTTCAGGACCTGTTCTCCCTTCTGGAAAG CCACCTGGAGAGGCTCTCTGACCAGGGGGGCTTTCACCAGTTCTTACGTCAAGCAGCCCCTGGGCAGGTGCGCCGAGGGGTGCCAGCTGGAGCCCGTCAGCCATGCAGGGAGCCTCTGCAAGATGCTGCTCCCGCTGTGGCCCCATCACCTGCCCTAACTCCACTGACGGGGTCTCCTCAGCCTCTGGCCTCCACCGTGCCAGCAGGACCAATGACCTCAATTTCCGTTGCTTCACACTCCTCCCTTACTACTTCCTGGCTAGTAGAGCCTTTCCTCCCCCCGGATGGCTTTCCACACCAGCCACTCGCTCTTCCCCCTTCCCCGCCATGTCTCCCTCCTTCAGAGGCCTGCCCTGGGCCTCTGACAGCCTCCTTGGCCCCAGAGCGGCCAGACTCTCCTTTGACTCTCCCTCAGTGTGACTCAAGGGCACCCCTGCCGTGCCCCATCCCACAGAGCTCGGCTCCGCACACGCCTTGGTCAGCTGACAGGTCAGCTTCTCCTGTCCCAGCCATCTCGGGCCTGGGCCGCTCACACTGCCCCATTTCGGCCCTGTCCTGGTGGCAGGCAGCTGCCAATGCCTGGAACCTGTCCACCTCAACATGCTTGGAGTCCCGTCAAGCGCCTCTGTCCCATGGCCCACCAGAAGCCTTGTTCTGGGGAGACCCCACACCCAGACAGGAAGAGACTAGGATCCCCCCTTCCATCAACCCGGACGTCCAGAAGCTTCTGGAGATACTCATTGCCAAGAGGTcttggagggagaaggacaagaaagaaaggtCAAAATACCAGCTGACCTCTTTCGGGAGAATGTTCAAGTCCCCAGGTGACGGGCAGGACACCATGGGCCGCCCGTCCTTCTGGAGCATGAGGGGCAAAGCAAAACAGCTGCTTGGTCCTGAGAAGCCCCCACGTCCCAAGAGTCCAAGGGACAATTTAGAGCAGAAATGCCTCCAGCTCTTCTGGggtctcccctttctccacagcgaGTCACTGGTGGCCACTGTCAGGGTGACCGATCCCCCATTGGAGTTCCCGTCTGTCATATTCAATGAGCTCTCTCATGCCTTGCCACTCCAGATTCAGGGCAACGTGGTTCCACGCCTCTCCCTGACCCATGATTTACATGACCCTTCAGCCAGGCCCCAAcccttgaccctgagattgtcccagtccctgccccttcctccatctcagccccaacccctccctctgac tcagccccagcccctccctctggatCAGTCCCAGCTCCCACCTCTAACTGAGCCACAGACCCAGGCAGGCCTTGCACCCTCTGTCCCAGTTGGACCCTCGTCTCTGCCACCCGAGATGGGGAGGTGCCAGGTGTCTTGCCCTGTAGTCCAGAAGACACCATCTTACACGCCAACTGCTTTTCAAAACCTGGAATGTCACTTTCTGGAGAAGCAACTAGAAAGGGGCAAGGTACCCCCTGTGATGAAAAGATCTCAGCAAGTCTTTAGCCAAGGTCCTCCTGACCTTCCGCAGGGTGGCCAGGCCCCCGAGGGCCATGGGTCAGTCTCTGTCCTTCCTGGAGAATTGATCGACTCTGAGCTCTGGGAGCAACTGGAATGGCACCTTTGGAAGAGGCTCATGAAGCAAGGAAGGGGCTCGTCCTGCAGGATCCAGCTATCCCTAGAGATACAGCCTCACCAAGAGTTCCAGAAGGTGCCCCAGGCACACAGCTGGCACAGTCCCAAGGCCAAGTCTGAGTCTACAAATGAAAGCTGCCAGGCCACACAGAAGACTGGGTCCAGGTACCCGGGAAGGACCGTGCCAAGAAAAAGACTGGGCAAGGATTCAAGGTCCAGTGCAGGGAGGATCCAGAAAGATCTACACAGGGGCTCAGCGAGGTCTCCAGAGAAGGCTCCAGGAAGAAATCGTGAGGAGTCAGACACAGACATGAAGCCCTCCACAAGCAGCACAGACGAGAAGCGCCTAGAGAAGGACCTGAGAGCCCATTTAAGGAAGTTGGGGCAGTTCAGAGAGGGTCAGATGCCTTTGGATGTTCATCCTTCCAGGcttgctgcccaccactcctcGGACCTTCCCAGGAAGCCAAGCTCTCACgggaaacctggaaagccagcgCTTTCCAAGTGCTGGGAACCCTCCCACGATTTTTCCATCCTCAGTCCATATGCTCAGCGGATGCTAGAAGCACATATCAAAAGGCTCAGGGTGAAGCACTGTTGGGGCCTCCCCCTCAAGGTTCTCAGGACTATAAACCTCTTCAAGTTGAAGAagggcttcctcctctcccagtccttcccttcctgctcagCCACCTGCATATCCAAGGCTGGCTTGAGCACCAAGCTCATGGGAAATCCTTCTCAGCCCTATCAAGGAGAGGTGATGAAAGAGTCTTACCCCACTTGGGGGGGTCCCCTCGGTGCTCCCCAGCCTACGTGTGAGGAATTCCAGCAGGCTCTGGAAGGGACCTCACCTGGGGGTGGCCCTCTAGCTGGACAGGGGCCCAGGTCACCTTCTCGGACCTTCACATACAGCTTTGTGGGCAGAATCTGGCACAGTGAGACTGTCTCTAGGACTCTTATGAACAGCAACTTTGAGTCAAGTCTAAGTCCAGCAATGGCCACAAAGGAGCTAAGGAGGGTGAATGGGGGTCGGGCCTCACGGGACATGACCATGCTAGAGCTCAACTTAGAGCACCAGAATTTGAGTGCCAAAGAgcccggggaggtgggggagttCAAGGAGGCCCCTGCCTGGGGAGTCACCTTAGAACCCCGTGTGCTGGCCAACAACCAAGGCCTCCGTGGCAAGCTGAGAAGATCAGGATCTGCAGGGAAAAGGGACAATCCCTTGCAACGTACAAAGTTGGTCACCCGAGACCTCGAAGAGCTACGCCTTGAGGCACGGCGCAGGGGATCGGAGCCCCAGAAGTTGATGGAGTCAGAGAACCGGCTTCGGGATGCCACCCCCACCGTGCGCCTTCAAGACTGTGAAACTGGGGTCCTCCTTCAAGACTGTGCGACGGAGAGTCTCCTTCAAGACTGTCAGTCCAACATGTTCCTCGCTGCTGACATCTTGGCTTCTCAGGGATCTCTGTCTAGCTTCCAGAGCAGGTCCAGTGAAGACACATCTAATTCCGAGGTGCTGCATGGCCAAAGATCCCGTGGCCAGAGCCCCCACAGGCAGCCAGGACCCCTGGGACTGGAGCACCAATGTAAGAGCCTGAGCAGGTCATGTGTCCCCCCCATGGAGATAGAGAGCTCCAGGAGGTCCCCCTCGAGAGAGCCTGCCAAAGAGTGGTCAGAAATGAAGCTCCTCCAGATCAGTGAGGTGAGACATCCAGTCCAGAGCAAGGAGTCAGGAGAGGCCTCGGGAAGCAAGGCCTGTGAGATCTTGCTGAAGAAAGAGGAGGCGCCTCCGGAAAACTACTTCAGGAGAAGGATGACGCACTTGCTCCAGTGGTTCTTTCCCAGTAGAGGCAGAGGACTGGAAGGTTCCCTTCAAAAGGGCAAGGCTTCATCATCCCAGGGCCGGGGACAAGTCATGGGCAGGTCAGCCATGGACAGGGCTTCTGCCGAGGCTCAGGTGGTCGTGAGGGCTGTGGagcaaatcctagaggagaaactGTTGCCCAACCAGGGACTCAGGGTCCCGAAGGTTGACTGGTGCAAAAAGGATCTCCAGGCTTCAGCAGACCCCAATGTCTGCTATCACAGGGTTCTCTCCTACCAAGAGCAGAGGAGAGTCATGAGGGAGACAGCCAGTCCACAGGGCACCCCCAGGGGCCACAACTATGCCAACAAGACCGAGTTGATCGGGTGGCCCTTCCCCACCAGGGTGCCAGAGTGCCCGAGCAGACCCTGCCAGAATGGGTCCCTGGTGCCGGGCCCTTCAGGCCGCACCCTGCAGGCCCACTGCCCCAGGCGCTGCCTCCTTAAAAAAGACAGTTCACCTGGCCAGCCACTGTGGGCTTCTCACGCCTTTCCTGGCAGAATAACTTTCCCCCAAGAAAAAACGCAAACAGTGCAGAGAAAACCTTTTTGTTCTCACATTAGTACATCATCTATGGGCTAA